A single region of the Gasterosteus aculeatus chromosome 1, fGasAcu3.hap1.1, whole genome shotgun sequence genome encodes:
- the LOC120825076 gene encoding lysine-specific demethylase 6A-like isoform X3, whose amino-acid sequence MQSCGVSLAVAACAAARSLGSASSGGDEGKKMAAGKASETEEDFPTLTAQERDSLAAIDSSLFGFQKLHEDGARTKALLMKAVRCYDSLILKAEGKVEPELFCHLGHFNLLLEDYPKALSAYQRYYSLQSDYWKNAAFLYGLGMVYFHYNAFQWAIKAFQEVLYIDPGFSRAKEIHLRLGLMFKVNTDYESSLKHFQLALIDSNPCTLSKAEIQFHIAHLYEIQKRYRAAKEAYESLLQTEDLSAQVKATTLQQLGWMHHTVEQLGERAGRDSYAIQCLQKSLEADPNSGQTWYFLGRCYSSIGKVQDAFISYRQSIDKSEASADTWCSIGVLYQQQNQPMDALQAYICAVQLDHSHAAAWMDLGTLYESCNQPHDAIKCYINATRSKGCTNTPALTHRIKCLQAQLSNPQLSSPQGKSKMLPLIDEAWSLPIPAELTSRQGGLSSAPQQACKPNHSAEGGVQSLPTHVGTLGQPEDQSCSAKRRRASSPSKGDSWVSNPPQQPVPNWYLSPQKLQALEQLRSNRAGLKPPQLQMLTQLEAQFAMMQQHQHQGLQKGGVVPHATGSGSEGTLSHPQTPNSSTAPAHPNNQAGHSTGAPSPRQPAHNHLPSPPSLPHPSTSGGAAPGASATKDSSVGAPAQAAASLGDGGSEGKSAPPRTPADHLANHVHSGGDKGAEGGEKPSLSADNPRLSALLAAGKCSVEDAGPSQGTASGGAEPHKKVNNVHPAALPSSTPHAQGSSAASSPISAISTATPSPKSSEHTQTGGHSPAAATSAAPAVNGNGKGGISEDSQSPLKAEPPAAASLKATPPHGHSSSSSSSSSSSSISIYPSSTDVLKACRNLGRNGLSNSSILLDKCPPPRLPPPPSPVLPKDKLNPPTPSIYLENKRDAFFPPLHQFCTNPSNPVTVIRGLAGALKLDLGLFSTKTLVEANPEHLVEVWTQLSQPADENWDPAGTKKMWRCESARAHTTIAKYAQYQAASFQESLREENEKKALKEPSDTEPASAESVARKRRGPLKHIKFGTNIDVSDERKWKQQLQELSKLPAFARVVSAGNLLSHVGHTILGMNTVQLYMKVPGSRIAGHQEHNNFCAVNINIGPGDCEWFAVPEPYWGVMSNFCEKNNINFLMGSWWPNLEDLYEADVPVYRFIQRPGDLVWLNTGTVHWVQAIGWCNNIAWNVGPLTAHQYKLAVERYEWNKLQSVKSMVPMVHLSWNMARNIKVSDHKLFEMIKYCLLRTLKQCQWLKEALVSAGKETVLRPRTRDEPAHYCTICEVEVFNLLFVRRELLSKKQHVVHCQDCARKGSAALDNFVVLEQHRMEDLMQVYDQFTLAPPLHSSSS is encoded by the exons ATGCAATCGTGCGGCGTGTCTCTCGCCGTTGCTGCCTGCGCTGCTGCCCGGAGTCTCGGCTCGGCTTCTTCTGGTGGTGATGAGGGAAAGAAAATGGCGGCGGGAAAAGCGAGTGAAACAGAGGAGGACTTTCCGACACTGACAGCCCAGGAGAGGGACAGTTTGGCCGCAATCGACAG CTCACTGTTTGGATTTCAGAAGCTTCATGAAGATGGCGCCAGAACGAAGGCCCTGTTGATGAAG GCCGTTCGCTGTTACGATTCGCTCATCCTGAAGGCCGAGGGCAAAGTGGAGCCGGAGTTATTCTGCCACCTCGGCCACTTCAACCTCCTGTTGGAGGATTACCCGAAAG CGTTGTCGGCATACCAGAGATACTACAGTTTACAGTCAGACTACTGGAAG AATGCTGCCTTCCTGTATGGCCTGGGAATGGTCTACTTCCACTATAATGCCTTTCAGTG GGCGATCAAAGCATTCCAGGAGGTGCTGTACATTGACCCAGGCTTCTCCAGGGCCAAGGAGATCCACCTGCGCCTGGGTCTCATGTTCAAGGTCAACACAGACTATGAGTCGAGCCTAAAG CATTTTCAGCTGGCTTTGATTGACTCCAACCCCTGCACTTTGTCCAAAGCTGAAA TTCAGTTCCACATCGCTCATTTGTATGAGATTCAG AAGAGATACCGGGCGGCCAAGGAGGCCTACGAGAgcctcctgcagacggaggatCTCTCTGCACAGGTGAAGGCCACTACCCTGCAGCAGCTAG GTTGGATGCATCACACGGTGGAGCAGCTCGGGGAGAGAGCCGGCCGGGACAGCTATGCCATCCAGTGTCTGCAGAAATCTCTGGAGGCCGACCCAAACTCTGGGCAGACCTGGTACTTCCTCGGCAG GTGCTACTCTAGTATAGGGAAGGTCCAGGACGCCTTCATCTCCTATCGGCAATCTATCGACAAATCGGAGGCCAGCGCAGATACCTGGTGCTCTATAGG GGTGTTGTACCAGCAGCAGAACCAGCCCATGGACGCCCTGCAGGCCTACATCTGCGCCGTGCAGCTGGACCACAGCCACGCCGCCGCCTGGATGGACCTGGGCACGCTGTACGAGTCGTGCAACCAGCCGCACGACGCCATCAAGTGCTACATCAACGCCACGCGCAGCAAGGGCTGCACCAACACCCCGGCGCTGACCCACCGCATCAAATGCCTGCAG GCTCAGTTGAGTAACCCCCAGCTCAGTAGCCCACAGGGTAAAAGTAAAATGCTCCCTCTTATTGATGAGGCATGGAGTCTGCCAATCCCAGCCGAGCTAACCTCCAGGCAGGGAGGCCTGAGCAGTGCACCACAGCAG gcTTGTAAGCCCAATCACAGCGCAGAGGGCGGGGTTCAGTCTCTGCCCACCCACGTGGGCACGCTGGGCCAACCGGAGGACCAGTCCTGCTCGGCCAAGAGGAGGAGAGCCTCCAGCCCCTCCAAG GGCGACTCTTGGGTCAGTAATCCACCACAGCAGCCAGTTCCCAACTGGTACCTCTCCCCGCAGAAACTGCAG GCGCTGGAACAGTTGCGGAGTAACCGGGCCGGCCTGAAGCCCCCTCAGCTCCAGATGCTGACGCAACTAGAGGCTCAGTTCGCCATgatgcagcagcaccagcaccag gGGCTTCAAAAGGGGGGGGTCGTTCCCCATGCGACAGGCTCCGGCAGCGAGGGGACCCTCTCTCACCCCCAGACCCCGAACTCCTCCACGGCCCCCGCGCACCCCAACAATCAGGCTGGACATTCCACTGGTGCCCCGTCGCCGCGACAGCCGGCCCACAACCACCTCCCGTcgcccccctccctgcctcACCCCTCTACCTCAGGTGGAGCGGCACCCGGTGCGTCCGCTACCAAAGATAGCAGCGTGGGCGCCCCCGCCCAGGCGGCCGCGTCCCTCGGCGACGGGGGCTCCGAAGGGAAGTCGGCGCCGCCGAGGACGCCCGCGGACCACCTGGCCAATCACGTGCACTCGGGGGGCGACAAGGGGGCGGAGGGCGGCGAGAAGCCGAGCCTTAGCGCTGACAATCCTAGACTATCAGCCCTGCTGGCGGCGGGGAAGTGCTCCGTGGAGGACGCGGGGCCGTCACAGGGGACGGCGTCCGGCGGGGCGGAGCCCCACAAGAAGGTGAACAACGTCCACCCGGCCGCGctgccctcctccaccccccacgcACAGGGCAGCTCGGCCGCCTCCTCGCCGATCTCTGCCATATCCACCGCCACGCCCTCGCCCAAATCCTCAGAACACACGCAAACCGGCGGCCACAGTCCCGCCGCCGCCACGTCCGCCGCGCCCGCCGTCAACGGCAACGGCAAGGGAGGCATCTCCGAGGACTCGCAGAGCCCGCTGAAGGCCGAACCGCCCGCCGCCGCCAGTCTCAAAGCTACCCCCCCGCACGGAcacagctcctcttcctcctcatcgtcctcctcgtcctcaatATCCATCTACCCGAGCTCCACGGACGTGCTGAAGGCCTGCAG aaaCCTGGGGAGGAACGGTCTCTCCAACAGCAGCATCCTCCTTGATAAGTGCCCCCCGCCCCGGctgccccctccaccctcaccagTCCTGCCCAAAGACAAGCTCAACCCTCCCACACCGAGCATCTAT ctggagAACAAGAGGGACGCATTCTTCCCCCCACTGCACCAGTTCTGCACAAACCCCTCCAACCCCGTCACGGTCATCAGAGGACTGGCCGGAGCACTGAAACTGG ATTTGGGTCTGTTCTCCACAAAGACGTTGGTGGAGGCGAACCCGGAGCACCTGGTGGAGGTCTGGACGCAGCTCTCGCAGCCTGCCGACGAGAACTGGGACCCGGCCGGCACCAAGAAGATGTGGCGCTGCGAAAGCGCCCGCGCCCACACCACCATCGCCAAGTACGCCCAGTACCAGGCCGCTTCCTTCCAGGAGTCCCTCCGG GAGGAAAATGAGAAGAAGGCGTTAAAGGAGCCCTCGGACACAGAGCCAGCATCAGCAGAAAG TGTCGCGCGCAAAAGACGGGGACCCTTGAAGCACATCAAGTTCGGAACCAACATCGACGTGTCGGACGAAAGGAA GTggaaacagcagctgcaggagctcaGCAAACTGCCGGCCTTCGCCCGCGTGGTATCGGCCGGTAACCTGCTGAGCCACGTGGGTCACACCATCCTGGGCATGAACACCGTGCAACTCTACATGAAGGTCCCCGGCAGCCGGATAGcag GTCACCAGGAGCACAACAACTTCTGTGCCGTGAACATCAACATCGGGCCGGGGGACTGCGAGTGGTTCGCCGTGCCGGAGCCCTACTGGGGGGTGATGAGCAACTTCTGTGAAAA gaacAACATCAACTTCCTGATGGGCTCGTGGTGGCCCAACCTGGAGGACCTGTACGAGGCCGACGTGCCCGTCTACCGGTTCATCCAGCGGCCGGGCGACCTGGTGTGGCTGAACACCGGCACCGTCCACTGGGTGCAGGCCATCGGGTGGTGCAACAACATCGCCTGGAACGTGGGACCTCTCACCG cCCACCAGTACAAGCTGGCTGTGGAGCGCTACGAGTGGAACAAGCTCCAGAGCGTCAAGTCCATGGTTCCCATGGTGCACCTCTCCTGGAACATGGCGCGCAACATCAAAGTGTCCGACCACAAGCTGTTCGAGATGATCAA GTACTGTCTGCTGCGGACGTTGAAGCAGTGCCAGTGGCTGAAGGAGGCCCTGGTGTCGGCGGGCAAGGAGACGGTGCTGAGGCCGAGGACCCGGGACGAGCCGGCCCACTACTGCACCATCTGCGAG GTGGAGGTGTTCAACCTACTGTTTGTGCGCCGCGAGCTCCTGTCCAAGAAGCAGCATGTGGTCCACTGCCAGGACTGCGCCCGGAAAGGCAGCGCCGCACTGGACAACTTCGTGGTGCTGGAGCAGCACAGGATGGAGGACCTGATGCAGGTCTACGACCAGTTCACTTTA gctcctcctcttcactcctCTTCGTCTTGA